One region of Oryza sativa Japonica Group chromosome 10, ASM3414082v1 genomic DNA includes:
- the LOC107277365 gene encoding fructose-bisphosphate aldolase 2, cytoplasmic produces MSAYCGKYKDELIKNAAYIGTPGKGILAADESTGTIGKRFASINVENVEDNRRAFRELLFCTPGALQYISGVILFDETLYQKTKDGKPFVDVLKEAGALPGIKVDKGTIEVAGTDKETTTQGHDDLGKQCAKYYEAGARFAKWRAVLKIGPNQPSQLAIDLNAQGLACYAIICQENGLVPIVEPEILVDGPHDIDRCAYVSEVVLAACYKALNEHHVLLEGTLLKPNMVTPGSDAKKVAPEVIAEYTVRTLQRTVPPAVPAIVFLSGGQSEEEATLNLNAMNKLSAKKPWSLSFSFGRALQQSTLKAWAGKTENVEKARAAFLVRCKANSEATLGTYKGDAVLGEGAAESLHVKDYKY; encoded by the exons ATGTCGGCCTACTGCGGCAAGTACAAAG ATGAGCTCATAAAGAATGCTGCCTACATTGGCACCCCGGGCAAGGGTATCCTCGCTGCGGACGAGTCCACTGGCACCATCGGCAAGCGCTTCGCCAGCATCAATGTTGAGAACGTCGAGGATAACCGCCGTGCCTTCCGCGAGCTCCTCTTCTGCACCCCTGGCGCCCTCCAGTACATCAGCGGCGTGATCCTCTTCGACGAGACCCTCTACCAGAAGACCAAGGATGGCAAGCCCTTCGTCGATGTCCTCAAGGAGGCCGGTGCCCTCCCCGGCATCAAGGTGGACAAGGGCACCATCGAGGTCGCCGGCACCGACAAGGAGACCACCACCCAGGGCCACGATGACCTCGGCAAGCAATGCGCCAAGTACTACGAGGCCGGTGCCCGCTTCGCCAAGTGGCGTGCCGTCCTCAAGATCGGACCCAACCAGCCCTCCCAGCTTGCCATTGATCTGAACGCCCAGGGCCTTGCTTGCTACGCCATCATCTGCCAGGAGAACGGGCTGGTGCCGATCGTCGAGCCGGAGATCCTCGTCGATGGCCCTCACGACATCGATCGATGCGCGTACGTCTCCGAGGTGGTCCTCGCCGCGTGCTACAAGGCGCTGAACGAGCACCATGTCCTCCTCGAGGGCACCCTCCTGAAGCCCAACATGGTCACCCCGGGTTCCGACGCCAAGAAGGTGGCGCCGGAGGTCATCGCGGAGTACACCGTCCGCACCCTCCAGAGGACCGTCCCTCCTGCTGTGCCGgccatcgtcttcctctccGGTGGAcagagcgaggaggaggcgacgctgaACCTGAACGCCATGAACAAGCTCAGCGCCAAGAAGCCGTGGTCGCTGTCCTTCTCCTTTGGCCGTGCCCTGCAGCAGAGCACGCTCAAGGCCTGGGCTGGCAAGACGGAGAACGTAGAGAAGGCCAGGGCGGCCTTCCTCGTCAGGTGCAAGGCCAACTCCGAGGCTACCCTGGGTACTTACAAGGGTGATGCTGTCCTCGGCGAGGGCGCTGCTGAAAGCCTGCACGTCAAGGACTACAAGTACTGA
- the LOC107279049 gene encoding lecithin-cholesterol acyltransferase-like 1: protein MVSTGAGGIVVAMQSLAASAYAAPGSLARTERSYGTVFAALPSPNVFGGAPLVVTRRRNYSAHDISEFLPVVRFSGEEVKLYRTRALPVNSGLRAPRVTMTAVYGASVPTPEQLVYWDGDFSKAPEVVYGDGDGDGAVNLESVLAWNTVVGHDLEQGFFKAVKIMNATCLHPNLVPMDEIGENCQSLESIEFLSQGRSDRRYMGSLTG from the coding sequence ATGGtctccaccggcgccggcggcatcgTCGTGGCGATGCAgagcctcgccgcctccgcctacgCAGCGCCGGGGTCGCTGGCGAGGACGGAGCGGAGCTACGGGACGGTGTTCGCAGCGCTGCCGTCCCCGAACGTGTTCGGCGGCGCGCCGCTGGTGGTGACGCGGCGCAGGAACTACTCGGCCCACGACATCTCGGAGTTCCTCCCGGTGGTCAGGTTCTCCGGCGAGGAGGTCAAGCTGTACCGCACGAGGGCGCTGCCGGTGAACTCGGGGTTGAGGGCGCCGCGCGTGACGATGACCGCCGTCTACGGCGCCAGCGTGCCGACGCCGGAGCAACTGGTGTACTGGGACGGCGACTTCAGCAAGGCGCCGGAGGTGGtgtacggcgacggcgacggcgacggagcaGTCAATCTGGAGAGCGTGTTGGCGTGGAACACAGTGGTCGGACATGATCTGGAGCAAGGTTTCTTCAAGGCCGTCAAGATCATGAATGCGAcatgtttacacccaaatttggtacctatggacgaaataggggaaaattgccaaagtttggaaagtatCGAGTTTCTTTCacaaggccggtcagaccgcaggtataTGGGCAGTCTcaccggctag
- the LOC107275691 gene encoding lecithin-cholesterol acyltransferase-like 1 precursor: MATQLPRLLPLLLFLPFFHIAASTSPSGLHPVVLLPDTTCSQLEARLTDAYVPPSPQCAAHHKDHDGRWFRLWKNTTELDDPAVAPCVADQLRLVFDHVAGDYRNVPGVETRVLDFGSTRGFLADEPANRNRCMGRLVEALEELGYRDGENLFGAPYDFRQSPVALGQPCRAFSRYRQRLRALVEHASRANGDRPVVLVSHSEGGYFALEFLNRSPLPWRRRHIKHFVMASTGAGGFVRFMEVVASCVSDVSPLARVRRSVPSKFTPLPSPKVFDRDTPLVVTRDKNYTAHDMPAFLAAAGLPEFEVTLYETRELPMAMNFRAPVVPTTCINGIGVPTAEKLVYWDGNFGEAPEIVYGDGDGLVNSASILALDTVIGDDPMQQYYKSIKIAGMYHAGVISDGVALERLISEILRESFVQDSKKVDYRRVAQL; the protein is encoded by the exons ATGGCGACTCAACTCCCTCGGCTGCTCCCGTTACTCCTCTTTCTCCCCTTCTTCCACATCGCCGCCTCAACCTCGCCGTCCGGCCTCCACCCCGTCGTGCTGCTGCCGGACACCACCTGCAGCCAGCTCGAGGCACGCCTCACGGACGCCtacgtgccgccgtcgccgcaatGCGCCGCGCACCACAAGGATCACGACGGCCGGTGGTTCCGGCTGTGGAAGAACACCACGGAGCTCGACGACCCAGCCGTTGCCCCCTGCGTCGCCGACCAGCTCCGCCTCGTCTTcgaccacgtcgccggcgactaCCGCAACGTCCCCGGCGTGGAGACGCGCGTCCTGGACTTCGGCTCCACCCGTGGGTTCCTCGCCGACGAGCCCGCCAACAG AAACCGGTGCATGGGAAGGCTCGTCGAGGCGTTGGAGGAACTCGGCTACCGCGACGGCGAGAACCTCTTCGGCGCGCCGTACGACTTCCGGCAGTCGCCGGTGGCGCTGGGGCAGCCATGTAGGGCGTTCTCGCGGTACAGGCAGCGGCTCCGGGCTCTCGTCGAGCACGCGAGCAGGGCGAATGGGGACAGACCGGTCGTCCTCGTGTCGCACAGCGAAGGCGGCTACTTCGCGCTCGAGTTCCTCAACCGGAGCCCCTtgccgtggcggcggaggcacATCAAGCACTTCGTCATGGcctccaccggcgccggcgggttcGTGAGGTTCATGGAGGTCGTCGCGTCCTGCGTCAGCGACGTGTCCCCGCTTGCACGCGTGAGGAGGAGCGTCCCCAGCAAGTtcacgccgctgccgtcgcccaaGGTGTTCGACCGCGACACGCCGCTGGTGGTTACGCGGGACAAGAACTACACCGCGCACGACATGCCGGCGttcctcgcggcggcggggctacCGGAGTTCGAGGTGACGCTGTACGAGACGAGGGAGCTGCCCATGGCGATGAACTTCAGAGCTCCTGTTGTGCCGACGACGTGCATCAACGGCATCGGCGTGCCCACGGCGGAGAAGCTGGTGTACTGGGACGGCAACTTCGGCGAGGCCCCCGAAATCGtgtacggcgacggcgatgggctTGTCAATTCGGCGAGCATATTGGCCCTCGACACGGTGATCGGCGATGATCCGATGCAGCAGTACTACAAGTCCATCAAGATCGCCGGCATGTATCACGCCGGCGTTATCTCCGACGGTGTCGCCTTGGAGCGTTTGATCAGTGAGATTCTTCGGGAGAGTTTTGTGCAAGATTCCAAGAAGGTGGATTATCGTCGAGTTGCTCAACTCTAA